A DNA window from Theobroma cacao cultivar B97-61/B2 chromosome 5, Criollo_cocoa_genome_V2, whole genome shotgun sequence contains the following coding sequences:
- the LOC18599564 gene encoding WEB family protein At3g02930, chloroplastic, with amino-acid sequence MSAKSKSALSETPSKASPATPRVASKVSRGLAKSEPDSPSPLQTTRHSVERSPRSSLNSKPTIDRRSPKVATPPEKPQTRLGKGSELQAQLNAVQEDLKKAKEQISLIEKEKAQAIDELKEAQKAAEEANEKLREALVAQKRAEESSEIEKFRAVELEQAGIEAAQKKDEEWEKEIESVRNQHALDVAALLSTTQELQRVKQELAMTCDAKNQALSHADDATKIAEIHAEKVEILSAELVRLKSLLDSKCETEANENKEVLRLKAEIESLKQELEKAKTHEEKLMMEKEAFIEQLNVDLEAARMAESYAHNVVEEWKSRVEELEMQIEEAKKLERSASESLDSVMKQLESNNDSLHDAESEIAALKEKVGLLEMTIGRQRGDLEESEHHIKLAKEETAEVAKLVESLKSELETVKEEKTQALNNEKLAASSVQTLLEEKNKLINELENSRDEEEKSKKAMESLASALHEVSAEAREAKEKLLSSETEHENYETQIEDLRLVLKATNEKYETMLDDAKNGIDLLTNTIEQSKNEYQNSKTEWEQKELHLVNCVKESEEENSSLEKEINRLVNLLKQTEEEACASKEEEAELKESLKEVESEVIYLQEALKEVKTESMKLKESLLDKETELQGVIQENEELRAREAASLKKMEELSKLLEEATMKRQSEENGELTDSEKDYDLLPKVVEFSEENGHGSEEKPKLELPSEQPEEPKKENSLEVNDVSKDEALQTDGAKVENVNGKLKEDESKGKEDDSVEVEFKMWESCKIEKKEFSPEREPEQEFFEEEVESKVEGSEGFDQINGLTESIDGGGNSPSKQQQHKKKKPLLRKFGSLLKKKGSSNHK; translated from the exons ATGTCTGCTAAATCCAA ATCTGCTTTATCTGAAACTCCTAGCAAGGCTTCACCAGCTACACCTAGAGTGGCAAGTAAAGTAAGCAGGGGACTGGCTAAATCAGAACCTGATTCACCCTCTCCCTTGCAGACTACTCGCCACTCAGTTGAACGATCCCCGCGATCATCCCTTAACTCAAAGCCTACAATCGATCGTAGATCACCAAAGGTTGCCACACCGCCTGAA AAACCACAAACACGGTTGGGTAAGGGATCAGAATTGCAGGCTCAATTGAATGCGGTACAGGAGGACTTAAAGAAAGCAAAGGAGCAAATATCATTGATTGAGAAAGAGAAGGCACAAGCAATTGATGAACTGAAAGAAGCACAGAAAGCAGCTGAAGAGGCAAATGAAAAGCTTAGAGAGGCTTTGGTTGCACAAAAGCGAGCTGAAGAGAGCTCTGAGATTGAGAAGTTCCGGGCTGTTGAGTTGGAACAGGCTGGAATTGAGGCTGCTCAGAAGAAAGATGAAGAATgggagaaagaaattgaatctGTGAGGAACCAGCATGCTTTGGATGTGGCTGCTCTTCTCTCTACTACTCAGGAGCTTCAAAGGGTGAAGCAGGAACTAGCTATGACTTGTGATGCAAAGAACCAAGCACTGAGCCATGCTGATGATGCAACTAAGATTGCTGAAATCCATGCAGAGAAGGTGGAGATTCTTTCAGCCGAATTGGTTCGGTTGAAGTCCTTGCTTGATTCGAAGTGTGAAACAGAGGCTAATGAAAACAAGGAGGTGTTAAGGCTTAAGGCAGAGATAGAGTCATTGAAACAAGAACTTGAGAAAGCAAAGACCCATGAGGAGAAGTTGATGATGGAGAAAGAGGCCTTCATTGAACAACTTAACGTTGATCTAGAAGCTGCGAGGATGGCTGAATCTTATGCACACAACGTAGTAGAGGAATGGAAAAGTAGGGTTGAAGAATTAGAAATGCAGATTGAGGAAGCAAAGAAGTTGGAAAGATCTGCATCAGAATCTCTGGACTCAGTTATGAAGCAATTAGAGAGCAACAATGATTCATTGCATGATGCAGAATCTGAAATTGCTGCTCTTAAAGAGAAAGTGGGATTATTGGAAATGACAATTGGTAGACAAAGAGGGGATCTTGAAGAATCAGAACATCATATTAAATTGGCTAAGGAAGAAACTGCTGAAGTGGCAAAATTGGTTGAATCTCTGAAGTCTGAGTTAGAAACagtgaaggaagaaaagacCCAAGCTTTAAATAATGAGAAGCTTGCAGCTTCCAGTGTTCAAACTCTTTtagaagagaaaaacaaactCATTAATGAGTTGGAAAATTCTAGGGATGAGGAAGAGAAGAGCAAGAAAGCCATGGAAAGCTTAGCTTCAGCCTTACATGAAGTTTCTGCAGAAGCTAGGGAGGCTAAGGAGAAGCTGTTGTCCAGTGAAACAGAGCATGAAAATTATGAGACCCAGATAGAGGATCTACGATTGGTCCTGAAAGCAACAAATGAGAAGTATGAAACCATGCTTGATGATGCAAAAAATGGGATTGATCTTCTTACAAATACCATTGAACAGTCCAAGAATGAATACCAGAATTCCAAGACTGAGTGGGAACAAAAAGAATTGCATCTTGTAAATTGTGTAAAAGAATCGGAAGAAGAAAATTCTTCtctggaaaaagaaattaataggCTGGTAAATTTGCTGAAACAAACTGAGGAAGAAGCTTGTGCATCTAAGGAGGAAGAAGCTGAGTTGAAGGAGAGCCTAAAAGAAGTTGAATCTGAGGTGATTTATCTGCAAGAAGCCCTAAAGGAGGTCAAGACTGAGAGCATGAAATTGAAGGAGAGTTTGTTGGATAAAGAAACTGAATTGCAGGGTGTCATTCAAGAAAACGAGGAACTCCGAGCTAGAGAAGCTGCATCTCTTAAGAAAATGGAGGAATTGTCTAAGTTGTTAGAAGAAGCTACAATGAAAAGGCAAAGTGAGGAAAATGGTGAGCTAACTGACAGTGAGAAGGACTATGATTTGCTGCCTAAGGTGGTTGAATTTTCTGAAGAGAATGGACATGGAAGTGAAGAGAAGCCCAAGTTAGAGCTCCCATCAGAACAACCCGAGGAgcccaaaaaggaaaattcttTGGAGGTAAATGATGTCTCAAAAGATGAAGCTCTTCAAACAGATGGCGCCAAAGTGGAGAATGTGAATGGAAAATTGAAAGAAGATGagtcaaaaggaaaagaggatGATTCAGTTGAAGTTGAGTTTAAAATGTGGGAGAGCtgcaaaattgaaaagaaagaattttcaCCGGAAAGAGAACCTGAGCAAGAATTCTTTGAGGAGGAAGTGGAGTCAAAGGTGGAGGGTAGTGAAGGCTTTGATCAGATAAATGGTTTGACAGAAAGCATTGATGGCGGGGGAAACTCACCATCAAAGCAACAGCAacacaaaaagaagaagccTTTGCTCCGTAAATTTGGAAGCCTACTCAAGAAGAAGGGAAGTAGCAACCATAAGTAG
- the LOC18599563 gene encoding uncharacterized protein LOC18599563: protein MWVEIICGLIVYRLFRRFFYDDDVLEVETSDSNAIFSVANRLEKLYGGKVYVGLHIPDADTGSRQNIDMVLVTKGEAAVISVKNLAGFVSISEDGSWACEGVGSHRAERHPDPVAEAKKQASVLESYLEQRGVALPEGYFSYKVVIPNPKFRTIYNTFPSEVITYDQWVQLKPEPKSMFSGWIKGAFRGGKKEMQESFHQQLNFILSTAPMWDRLELKGNKYVLGEFLEFKGKQEDTLALRNIKRSKVSRLIIQKTSMFGLAHSKLQVLYSPRDYRSEGASASEWKEVTVRSSTEVIYQPQNSTKVRKFKLSSITSMSLSA from the exons ATGTGGGTGGAGATCATCTGTGGACTCATCGTTTACCGGTTGTTCCGGCGCTTCTTCTACGATGACGATGTTTTAGAGGTCGAAACCTCTGATTCTAATGCTATTTTCTCCGTCGCCAATAG ACTTGAAAAGCTTTATGGTGGAAAAGTGTATGTGGGGCTTCACATTCCGGATGCTGACACTGGTTCTCGACAGAATATCGATATGGTTCTTGTTACTAAAGG AGAGGCGGCAGTTATTTCTGTCAAGAATTTAGCAGGGTTTGTTTCTATAAGTGAGGATGGTAGCTGGGCTTGTGAAGGTGTCGGTAGCCACAGGGCAGAGCGTCATCCTGATCCT GTTGCAGAGGCTAAAAAACAAGCTTCCGTCCTAGAGTCATATCTTGAACAAAGGGGTGTTGCTTTACCAGAAGGATATTTTTCTTACAAAGTTGTAATTCCCAATCCAAAATTCCG TACCATTTATAACACTTTTCCATCTGAGGTTATTACTTATGATCAATGGGTGCAATTAAAACCAGAACCAAAAAGTATGTTTTCTGGATGGATTAAGGGTGCCTTTCGTGGTGGGAAGAAGGAGATGCAGGAATCTTTCCATCAGCAACTTAACTTTATCCTCAGCACAGCTCCCATGTGGGACAG ACTGGAGCTTAAAGGTAACAAATATGTTCTTGGCGAATTTCTGGAATTTAAAGGGAAGCAAGAGGATACTTTGGCTTTGAGAAATATCAAGAGATCGAAAGTTAGTCGCCTTATCATCCAGAAGACTAGCATGTTTGGATTAG CCCATTCGAAGCTCCAGGTTTTGTACTCTCCTCGAGATTATCGAAGTGAAGGAGCTTCAGCTTCTGAGTGGAAGGAAGTAACTGTAAGATCAAGTACTGAGGTCATATACCAGCCTCAAAATTCTACCAAAGTCCGCAAGTTCAAGCTTTCTTCTATCACATCTATGTCTCTAAGTGCCTAA
- the LOC18599562 gene encoding cinnamoyl-CoA reductase 2, which translates to MASPDNARAVCVMDASGHLGSALVHLLLHRGYTVHAAVQHHGEFQSFGGLPCSNEKLKVFHADLFDYHSITNALEGCCGLFYCFEPPSDHSTYDEFMAEVEVRAAHNVLEACARTDTVEKVVFTSSVTAVIWNEVRNTSSTDLDERNWSDINFCKKFKLWHALSKTLAEKSAWALAMDRGINMVTINAGLLMTPDLTITNPYLKGAAEMYADGVFVTVDLRFIADAHISVFEDISAYGRYLCFNHAINCSHDADKLAHMLLPSSHSSPPQSSNDKIIYQQRISNKKLNNMMMEYENEQLVTN; encoded by the exons ATGGCATCACCTGACAATGCAAGGGCAGTTTGTGTAATGGATGCCTCCGGCCACCTTGGCTCCGCCCTTGTGCACTTGCTCTTGCATAGAGGCTACACTGTCCATGCTGCAGTCCAACACCATG GTGAATTCCAATCATTTGGGGGACTGCCATGCagtaatgaaaaattaaaggtTTTCCATGCAGACCTCTTTGACTACCACAGCATAACAAATGCACTGGAGGGGTGTTGCGGCTTGTTTTACTGCTTTGAGCCTCCCTCTGACCACTCCACCTATGAT GAATTTATGGCAGAAGTTGAGGTGAGAGCTGCACACAACGTGCTGGAAGCATGTGCTCGAACAGATACAGTGGAAAAGGTCGTTTTCACTTCCTCTGTAACAGCTGTGATATGGAATGAAGTTCGCAACACGTCTTCCACTGATCTCGACGAAAGGAATTGGAGTGACATCAATTTTTGCAAGAAGTTTAAG TTATGGCATGCATTATCAAAGACACTAGCGGAGAAGTCAGCCTGGGCACTGGCAATGGACCGAGGCATAAACATGGTGACCATAAATGCAGGACTGTTGATGACTCCTGATCTAACCATCACAAATCCCTATCTAAAGGGAGCAGCTGAGATGTATGCGGATGGTGTATTTGTTACCGTGGATCTCAGGTTCATTGCGGATGCTCACATTTCTGTGTTCGAAGACATCTCAGCCTATGGGCGATATCTGTGCTTCAACCATGCAATCAATTGCAGCCATGATGCTGACAAGCTTGCTCACATGCTATTACCATCCTCTCATTCTTCACCTCCTCAAAG TTCGAACGATAAAATAATCTACCAACAGAGAATAAGCAATAAGAAGCTGAACAACATGATGATGGAGTATGAGAATGAACAACTTGTGACTAATTGA